A region from the Triticum urartu cultivar G1812 chromosome 1, Tu2.1, whole genome shotgun sequence genome encodes:
- the LOC125533031 gene encoding uncharacterized protein LOC125533031 → MAARGEGAGAGDGRRGPGGWRRRVRATATAGAAGGVDVLGVVGEAVFVAIVVLFARTAHGEERAWEHDVRTQEHTELLDTWHNHVIETVEEGFRMKVGGLCDVMAPQREPEDKETVPPATWIKPTLKGRGNDKVTLWFANDNLYFLAYNNLTNKLHTSKGYDAIFVEPFYPLPFGPSYRNLMGVHKGPDGKNIPSHKFLVGVPLGKESLLSSYDPTSTSTPVGDLKIAMAQIILMGPESLRFRPVRDAYILQWGRGETYLTEKVTDYLVKWSEISKVLVWWEWAGRRDFWDPKEAGELADELDIESPEGALGLVDLLLRPEPR, encoded by the exons atGGCAGCAcgcggcgagggcgcgggcgcgggcgacggcCGGCGAGGGCCCGGGGGATGGCGACGACGGgtgcgggcgacggcgacggcgggggcggcgggcggcgtcgATGTGCTCGGCGTCGTCGGGG AGGCCGTTTTCGTGGCAATAGTTGTCTTATTTGCCAGAACCGCGCATGGGGAGGAGAGAGCATGGGAGCATGACGTTCGGACTCAAGAGCACACGGAGCTGCTCGATACATGGCACAACCATGTGATCGAAACTGTCGAAGAAGGGTTCCGCATGAAAGTCGGCGGCCTTTGCGATGTCATGGCTCCGCAGCGGGAGCCTGAAGACAAGGAGACGGTGCCGCCGGCCACCTGGATCAAACCCACACTGAAGGGGCGAGGGAACGACAAGGTTACGTTATGGTTCGCCAACGACAACCTCTACTTCCTCGCCTACAATAATTTGACGAACAAGCTCCATACGTCAAAAGGGTACGATGCCATATTTGTCGAGCCGTTTTATCCACTTCCCTTTGGCCCAAGCTATAGAAACCTCATGGGAGTACACAAAGGACCCGACGGAAAGAACATACCTTCCCATAAGTTTCTAGTTGGCGTTCCACTTGGCAAAGAGTCGCTCCTCTCGTCCTACGACCCTACTTCAACTTCAACCCCCGTCGGCGACCTAAAAATAGCAATGGCCCAAATTATACTCATGGGACCGGAATCCTTACGATTCCGTCCCGTACGCGACGCATATATTCTGCAATGGGGGAGGGGAGAAACATACTTGACTGAGAAGGTGACAGATTATTTGGTTAAGTGGTCAGAGATTAGTAAAGTATTGGTGTGGTGGGAATGGGCGGGCAGGAGAGATTTTTGGGATCCCAAGGAGGCTGGGGAGTTGGCCGATGAACTTGACATCGAGTCTCCGGAAGGGGCGCTCGGATTAGTAGACTTACTACTTCGACCTGAGCCTAGATGA